In one window of Cupriavidus necator N-1 DNA:
- a CDS encoding glutamate synthase-related protein has product MDQTKNLSAQAQTSESSHAIDLRPQAQGMYDPSNEHDACGVGMVAHIKGKKSHEIISQGLKILENLDHRGAVGADALMGDGAGILIQIPDQFYRDEMAAQGVSLPPAGEYGVGMIFLPKEHASRLACEQELERTVRLEGQVVLGWRDVPVDAKMPMSPTVRTTEPVIRQIFIGRGRDIMTTDALERKLYVIRKTASHAIQALKLKHGKEYFVPSMSARTVVYKGLLLANQVGEYYLDLLDQRAVSALALVHQRFSTNTFPAWELAHPYRMVAHNGEINTVKGNVNWINARTGAISSPVLGDDLPKLWPLIYPGQSDTASFDNCLELLTMAGYPLVHAMMMMIPEAWEQHTLMDDNRRAFYEYHAAMMEPWDGPAAICFTDGRQIGATLDRNGLRPARFYVTEDDIVVLASEAGVLPFPESRIVEKWRLQPGKMFLIDMEQGRIIDDKELKDNLANAKPYKSWIDAVRIKLDELDAKPEDVAAEKKPVAKLLDRQQAFGYTQEDVKFLMAPMALAGEEATGSMGNDSPLAVLSSKNKTLYHYFKQLFAQVTNPPIDPIRENMVMSLVSFIGPKPNLLELNNINPPMRLEVSQPVLDFKDIAKIRNIEHYTGGKFRSYELNICYPKTWGKEGIEARLASLCAEAVDAVRSGFNILIVSDRRVDAEHVAIPALLATSAIHHHLVEKGLRTSTGLVVETGTAREVHHFALLAGYGAEAVHPYLAMETLAEMAQGLSGDLSPEKAVKNFVKAIGKGLFKVMSKMGISTYMSYTGAQIFEAIGLSRELVQKYFHGTPSNVEGIGIFEVAEEALRLHRDAFGDNPVLESMLDAGGEYAFRIRGEEHMWTPDSVAKLQHSVRADDGKGAYQTYKEYANIINDQSKRHMTLRGLFEFKVDPAKAIPLEEVESAKEIVKRFATGAMSLGSISTEAHTTLALAMNRIGGKSNTGEGGEDEKRYRNELRGIPIKQGDTLKGLLGDGVIENDLELRDGDSLRSKIKQVASGRFGVTAEYLASADQIQIKMAQGAKPGEGGQLPGHKVSDYIGKLRYSVPGVGLISPPPHHDIYSIEDLAQLIHDLKNVNPSSDISVKLVSEVGVGTVAAGVSKAKADHVVIAGHDGGTGASPWSSIKHAGTPWELGLAETQQTLLLNGLRNRIRVQADGQMKTGRDVVIGALLGADEFGFATAPLVAEGCIMMRKCHLNTCPVGVATQDPQLRKKFQGKPEHVVNFFFFVAEEAREIMAQLGIRKFDELIGRADLLDTKPGIEHWKARGLDFSRIFHQVSLGADVPLYHTDVQDHGLSAEAGKALDHVLIAKARPAIEKGERVSFIQPVKNVNRTVGAMLSGVVAKQHGHEGLPDDTIHIQLQGTAGQSFGAFLAHGITLDLVGDGNDYVGKGLSGGRVIVRAPHEFRGDPTRNIIVGNTVLYGAIAGEAFFNGVAGERFAVRNSGAVAVVEGTGDHGCEYMTGGTVVVLGGTGRNFAAGMSGGVAYVYDEDGLFDKRCNTSMVALEAVLASADQEKGQPQASWHKVDGKRVLDEVILRNLIEQHFRYTGSERAKALLADWTTARRKFVKVFPTEYKRALGEMYAKEQAARDSDREAIAA; this is encoded by the coding sequence GTGGACCAAACGAAAAATCTTTCGGCCCAAGCGCAGACCAGCGAGTCTTCCCACGCCATTGACCTGCGCCCGCAAGCGCAGGGCATGTACGATCCCAGCAACGAGCATGACGCCTGCGGCGTCGGCATGGTCGCGCACATCAAGGGCAAGAAGTCCCACGAGATCATCTCGCAGGGCCTGAAGATCCTGGAGAACCTGGACCACCGGGGTGCGGTCGGCGCCGATGCGCTGATGGGCGACGGTGCCGGTATCCTGATCCAGATCCCGGACCAGTTCTACCGCGACGAAATGGCCGCGCAGGGCGTGAGCCTGCCGCCCGCCGGCGAATACGGCGTGGGCATGATCTTCCTGCCGAAGGAACACGCCTCGCGCCTGGCCTGCGAGCAGGAACTGGAGCGCACGGTCCGCCTGGAAGGCCAGGTCGTGCTGGGCTGGCGCGACGTGCCGGTCGACGCCAAGATGCCGATGTCGCCGACGGTGCGCACCACCGAGCCGGTGATCCGCCAGATCTTCATCGGGCGCGGCCGCGACATCATGACCACGGACGCGCTGGAACGTAAGCTCTACGTTATCCGCAAGACCGCCAGCCACGCCATCCAGGCGCTCAAGCTCAAGCACGGCAAGGAATACTTCGTGCCGTCGATGTCGGCCCGTACCGTGGTGTACAAGGGCCTGCTGCTGGCCAACCAGGTCGGCGAGTACTACCTGGACCTGCTGGACCAGCGCGCCGTCTCGGCCCTGGCCCTGGTGCACCAGCGCTTCTCGACCAACACCTTCCCGGCCTGGGAACTGGCCCACCCGTACCGCATGGTCGCCCACAACGGCGAAATCAACACGGTCAAGGGCAACGTCAACTGGATCAACGCACGTACCGGCGCGATCTCGTCGCCGGTGCTGGGCGACGACCTGCCCAAGCTGTGGCCGCTGATCTACCCGGGCCAGTCCGACACCGCATCGTTCGACAACTGCCTCGAACTGCTGACGATGGCCGGCTACCCGCTCGTCCACGCGATGATGATGATGATCCCGGAAGCCTGGGAACAGCACACGCTGATGGACGACAACCGTCGCGCCTTCTACGAGTACCACGCCGCCATGATGGAGCCGTGGGACGGCCCGGCCGCGATCTGCTTCACCGATGGCCGCCAGATCGGCGCCACGCTGGACCGCAACGGCCTGCGCCCGGCACGTTTCTACGTGACCGAGGACGACATCGTGGTGCTGGCCTCGGAAGCCGGCGTGCTGCCGTTCCCGGAGTCGCGCATCGTTGAGAAGTGGCGCCTGCAGCCGGGCAAGATGTTCCTGATCGACATGGAACAGGGCCGCATCATCGACGACAAGGAACTCAAGGACAACCTGGCCAACGCCAAGCCGTACAAGAGCTGGATCGACGCCGTGCGCATCAAGCTCGACGAGCTCGACGCCAAGCCGGAAGACGTTGCCGCCGAGAAGAAGCCGGTGGCCAAGCTGCTGGACCGCCAGCAGGCCTTCGGCTACACCCAGGAAGACGTCAAGTTCCTGATGGCGCCGATGGCGCTGGCAGGTGAAGAAGCCACCGGCTCGATGGGCAATGACAGCCCGCTGGCGGTGCTGTCGTCCAAGAACAAGACGCTGTACCACTACTTCAAGCAGCTGTTCGCCCAGGTGACCAACCCGCCGATCGACCCGATCCGCGAGAACATGGTGATGTCGCTGGTGTCGTTCATCGGGCCGAAGCCGAACCTGCTGGAGCTGAACAACATCAACCCGCCGATGCGCCTCGAAGTGTCCCAGCCGGTGCTGGACTTCAAGGACATCGCCAAGATCCGCAACATCGAGCACTACACCGGCGGCAAGTTCCGTTCATACGAGCTGAACATCTGCTACCCAAAGACCTGGGGCAAGGAAGGCATTGAAGCCCGCCTGGCCTCGCTGTGCGCCGAAGCCGTGGATGCGGTGCGTTCGGGCTTCAACATCCTGATCGTGTCGGACCGCCGCGTGGATGCCGAGCATGTCGCGATTCCCGCGCTGCTGGCCACGTCCGCCATCCACCACCACCTGGTGGAGAAGGGCCTGCGCACGTCCACCGGCCTGGTGGTCGAAACCGGCACCGCCCGTGAAGTGCACCACTTCGCGCTGCTGGCCGGCTATGGCGCCGAAGCCGTGCATCCGTACCTGGCGATGGAAACGCTGGCCGAAATGGCTCAGGGCCTGTCCGGCGACCTGTCGCCCGAGAAGGCCGTCAAGAACTTCGTCAAGGCGATCGGCAAGGGCCTGTTCAAGGTGATGTCCAAGATGGGCATCTCCACGTACATGTCGTACACCGGCGCGCAGATCTTCGAAGCCATCGGCCTGTCGCGCGAACTGGTGCAGAAGTACTTCCATGGCACCCCGTCGAACGTCGAGGGCATCGGCATCTTCGAGGTGGCCGAGGAAGCCCTGCGCCTGCACCGCGACGCCTTTGGCGACAACCCGGTGCTGGAAAGCATGCTGGACGCCGGCGGCGAATACGCCTTCCGCATCCGCGGCGAAGAGCATATGTGGACCCCGGACTCGGTCGCCAAGCTGCAGCACTCGGTGCGCGCCGACGACGGCAAGGGCGCCTACCAGACGTACAAGGAATACGCCAACATCATCAACGACCAGAGCAAGCGCCACATGACGCTGCGCGGTCTGTTCGAGTTCAAGGTCGATCCGGCCAAGGCGATTCCGCTGGAAGAAGTGGAATCGGCCAAGGAGATCGTCAAGCGCTTCGCCACGGGTGCGATGTCGCTCGGCTCGATCTCGACCGAAGCCCACACCACGCTGGCGCTGGCGATGAACCGCATCGGCGGCAAGTCGAACACCGGCGAAGGCGGCGAGGACGAGAAGCGCTACCGCAACGAGCTGCGCGGCATTCCCATCAAGCAGGGCGATACCCTCAAGGGCCTGCTGGGCGACGGCGTGATCGAGAACGACCTGGAACTGCGCGACGGCGATTCGCTGCGCTCCAAGATCAAGCAGGTGGCGTCGGGCCGTTTCGGCGTGACCGCCGAATACCTGGCTTCGGCCGACCAGATCCAGATCAAGATGGCGCAGGGCGCGAAGCCCGGCGAAGGCGGTCAGCTGCCCGGCCACAAGGTCTCGGACTACATCGGCAAGCTGCGTTACTCGGTGCCGGGCGTGGGCCTGATCTCGCCGCCCCCGCACCATGACATCTACTCGATCGAGGATCTGGCACAGCTGATCCACGACCTGAAGAACGTCAACCCGTCGTCGGATATCTCGGTCAAGCTGGTGTCCGAAGTGGGCGTCGGCACTGTGGCCGCGGGCGTGTCCAAGGCCAAGGCCGACCACGTGGTGATCGCCGGCCATGACGGCGGCACCGGCGCCTCGCCGTGGTCGTCGATCAAGCACGCCGGTACGCCGTGGGAGCTGGGCCTGGCCGAAACGCAGCAGACCCTGCTGCTCAACGGCCTGCGCAACCGCATCCGAGTGCAGGCGGACGGCCAGATGAAGACCGGCCGCGACGTCGTCATCGGCGCGCTGCTGGGCGCTGATGAATTCGGCTTCGCCACTGCGCCGCTGGTTGCGGAAGGCTGCATCATGATGCGCAAGTGCCACCTGAACACCTGCCCGGTGGGCGTGGCCACGCAGGATCCGCAGCTGCGCAAGAAGTTCCAGGGCAAGCCGGAACACGTGGTCAACTTCTTCTTCTTCGTTGCAGAAGAGGCCCGCGAGATCATGGCCCAGCTGGGCATCCGCAAGTTCGACGAGCTGATCGGCCGCGCCGACCTGCTCGACACCAAGCCGGGCATTGAGCACTGGAAGGCACGCGGCCTGGACTTCAGCCGCATCTTCCACCAGGTGTCGCTGGGCGCGGACGTGCCGCTGTACCACACCGATGTGCAGGACCACGGCCTGTCGGCGGAAGCCGGCAAGGCGCTGGACCACGTGCTTATCGCCAAGGCGCGTCCGGCGATCGAGAAGGGCGAGCGCGTCTCCTTCATCCAGCCGGTGAAGAACGTCAACCGTACCGTCGGCGCGATGCTGTCCGGCGTGGTCGCCAAGCAGCATGGCCACGAAGGCCTGCCTGACGACACCATCCACATCCAGCTGCAAGGCACCGCCGGCCAGTCGTTCGGCGCGTTCCTGGCGCATGGCATCACGCTGGACCTGGTGGGCGACGGCAACGACTACGTCGGCAAGGGCCTGTCGGGCGGCCGCGTGATCGTGCGCGCCCCGCACGAGTTCCGCGGCGACCCGACCCGCAACATCATCGTCGGCAACACCGTACTGTACGGTGCCATCGCCGGTGAAGCGTTCTTCAATGGCGTGGCCGGCGAGCGCTTCGCGGTGCGCAACTCCGGCGCGGTTGCCGTGGTGGAAGGCACCGGCGACCACGGTTGCGAGTACATGACCGGCGGCACGGTGGTGGTGCTGGGCGGCACGGGCCGCAACTTCGCGGCCGGCATGTCGGGCGGCGTGGCCTACGTCTATGACGAGGACGGCCTGTTCGACAAGCGCTGCAACACCTCGATGGTGGCGCTGGAAGCGGTGCTGGCCTCGGCCGACCAGGAGAAGGGCCAGCCCCAGGCTTCGTGGCACAAGGTCGACGGCAAGCGCGTGCTGGATGAAGTCATCCTGCGCAACTTGATCGAGCAGCACTTCCGCTACACCGGTTCCGAGCGCGCCAAGGCGCTGCTGGCTGACTGGACCACGGCACGCCGCAAGTTCGTCAAGGTCTTCCCGACCGAGTACAAGCGCGCGCTGGGCGAGATGTACGCCAAGGAACAGGCCGCCCGCGACAGCGACCGCGAAGCCATCGCGGCCTGA
- a CDS encoding transposase, translating into MARLPRFSPAGLPALVLQRGNNRQPVFLGPDDYLHYLDCLRMAAREHDLAIHAYALRPNHVHLVATPKEADSLSLTMQAVGRRYARYFNRVASRTGTLWEGRFRSAVFDPARWMLPAMLYVEGNALRAGEVTTPEADRWSSYHHHAGIEASPFVSDHSAYWELGNTPFERQSNYRMLTAEGLSGKTLETLRGHAHSGWPLGDEAFLAQLERHATRRVQPLPKGRPKKVQAASSNESESPQN; encoded by the coding sequence ATGGCACGCCTTCCCCGCTTTTCCCCCGCCGGTCTTCCCGCCCTGGTGTTGCAGCGCGGCAACAACCGCCAGCCCGTGTTCCTGGGGCCGGACGACTACCTGCACTACCTCGACTGCCTGCGCATGGCCGCGCGCGAGCATGACCTTGCCATCCACGCCTACGCGCTGCGGCCCAACCACGTGCACCTGGTGGCCACGCCCAAGGAGGCAGACTCGCTGAGCCTGACCATGCAGGCGGTGGGGCGGCGCTATGCGCGCTACTTCAACCGGGTGGCCAGCCGCACCGGCACGCTGTGGGAAGGGCGCTTCCGTTCCGCGGTGTTCGACCCCGCCCGGTGGATGCTGCCGGCGATGCTCTATGTCGAGGGTAACGCGCTGCGCGCGGGCGAGGTGACCACCCCCGAGGCCGATCGCTGGAGCAGTTACCACCATCACGCCGGCATCGAGGCCAGCCCGTTTGTGAGCGACCACTCCGCGTACTGGGAGCTGGGCAATACGCCGTTCGAGCGGCAGTCGAACTACCGGATGCTGACCGCCGAGGGCCTGTCGGGCAAAACTCTGGAGACACTGCGCGGCCATGCCCATAGCGGCTGGCCGCTTGGCGACGAAGCGTTCCTGGCCCAATTGGAGCGGCATGCAACGCGGCGCGTGCAGCCGTTGCCGAAAGGACGCCCCAAAAAGGTGCAAGCCGCATCATCGAATGAGTCAGAATCGCCGCAAAATTAA
- a CDS encoding deoxyguanosinetriphosphate triphosphohydrolase, translated as MTDFESHLAPYAARSAQTRGRVHAEPASLSRSEFQRDRDRVIHSTAFRRLEYKTQVFVNHEGDLFRTRLTHSLEVAQIARSIARNLRLNEDLVEAISLAHDLGHTPFGHAGQDALNTCMKNHGGFEHNLQSLLVVDELEERYGGFNGLNLTFETREGILKHCSRVNASALGELGRRFLEGTQPSLEAQLANLADEIAYNNHDIDDGLRSGLLTLEQLDEVPMWARHRAEVAAVFPAVNGRRAINETVRRMINTLIVDLIETTSRNIAAANPRNIDAVRAAGPLVGFSPQMHEEAAELKRFLFRHLYRHYLVMRMSAKAQRIVGDLFQAFMSDPRLLPPQYQASHGGDQSRLIAHYIAGMTDRYAIREHRRIFAVSEGN; from the coding sequence ATGACCGACTTTGAAAGCCATCTCGCCCCTTACGCCGCCCGCTCTGCGCAGACGCGCGGGCGGGTGCATGCCGAACCCGCATCGCTGTCGCGCAGCGAATTCCAGCGCGACCGCGACCGGGTCATCCACAGCACGGCGTTCCGGCGGCTCGAGTACAAGACCCAGGTCTTCGTCAACCATGAAGGGGACCTGTTCCGCACCCGGCTGACCCACAGCCTGGAGGTGGCGCAAATCGCCCGCTCGATCGCGCGCAACCTGCGCCTCAATGAAGACCTGGTCGAGGCGATCTCGCTGGCGCACGACCTGGGGCACACCCCCTTCGGCCACGCTGGGCAGGATGCGCTCAATACCTGCATGAAGAACCATGGCGGCTTCGAGCACAACCTGCAGAGCCTGCTGGTGGTGGACGAGCTGGAAGAGCGCTACGGCGGCTTCAACGGGCTGAACCTGACCTTCGAGACGCGCGAGGGCATCCTCAAGCATTGCTCGCGGGTCAATGCCTCGGCGCTGGGCGAGCTGGGCCGGCGCTTCCTGGAGGGCACGCAGCCGTCGCTGGAGGCGCAGCTGGCCAACTTGGCCGACGAGATCGCCTACAACAACCACGATATCGACGACGGCCTGCGCTCGGGGCTGCTGACGCTGGAGCAGCTGGACGAGGTGCCGATGTGGGCCCGCCACCGCGCCGAGGTGGCCGCTGTCTTCCCCGCCGTCAACGGCCGGCGCGCCATCAACGAGACGGTCCGGCGCATGATCAATACGCTGATCGTCGACCTGATCGAGACCACCAGCCGCAATATCGCCGCGGCCAACCCGCGCAATATCGACGCGGTGCGCGCCGCCGGCCCGCTGGTCGGCTTCAGCCCGCAGATGCATGAAGAAGCGGCCGAACTCAAGCGCTTCCTGTTCCGGCACCTGTACCGGCACTATCTGGTGATGCGCATGTCGGCCAAGGCGCAGCGCATTGTCGGTGACCTGTTCCAGGCCTTCATGTCCGACCCGCGCCTGCTGCCGCCGCAGTACCAGGCCAGCCATGGGGGCGACCAGTCGCGGCTGATTGCCCACTACATCGCGGGCATGACCGACCGCTACGCGATCCGCGAGCACCGCCGCATCTTCGCCGTCAGCGAAGGCAACTGA
- the aroB gene encoding 3-dehydroquinate synthase — translation MITLEVDLGERSYPIHIGTGLLDNAELLRPHVRGQHAVIVTNETVGPLYAARVEAALAALGKTVRTVTLPDGEAFKHWETLNRIFDALLQAGADRKTTLVALGGGVVGDMTGFAAACYMRGVPFIQMPTTLLAQVDSSVGGKTGINHPLGKNMIGAFHQPNAVIADIDTLRTLPPRELAAGMAEVIKHGAIADAEYFGWIERNIKPLNACDPDLMALAVQRSCEIKAGVVAQDEREGGLRAILNFGHTFGHAIEAGMGYGAWLHGEAVGCGMVMAADLSHRLGFIDTETRARIRELTQAANLPVVAPELGADRYIELMKVDKKAEAGSIKFILLKQLGEAFITTVPDADLRATLAHAVLKPPTEAPVA, via the coding sequence ATGATTACGCTTGAAGTCGACCTGGGCGAGCGCAGCTACCCCATCCATATCGGTACCGGCCTGCTGGACAACGCCGAACTGCTGCGCCCGCATGTGCGCGGCCAGCACGCCGTCATCGTCACCAACGAAACCGTCGGCCCGCTCTACGCGGCGCGCGTCGAGGCTGCGCTGGCCGCGCTCGGCAAGACCGTGCGCACCGTGACGCTGCCCGACGGCGAAGCCTTCAAGCACTGGGAAACGCTGAACCGGATCTTCGACGCGCTGCTGCAGGCCGGCGCCGACCGCAAGACCACGCTGGTCGCGCTGGGCGGCGGCGTGGTGGGCGACATGACCGGGTTTGCCGCCGCCTGCTACATGCGCGGCGTGCCCTTTATCCAGATGCCGACCACGCTGCTGGCGCAGGTGGATTCGTCGGTGGGCGGCAAGACCGGCATCAACCACCCGCTGGGCAAGAACATGATCGGCGCGTTCCACCAGCCCAACGCGGTGATCGCCGACATCGACACGCTGCGCACGCTGCCCCCGCGCGAGCTGGCCGCCGGCATGGCCGAGGTCATCAAGCACGGCGCGATCGCCGATGCCGAGTACTTCGGTTGGATCGAGCGCAACATCAAGCCGCTGAATGCCTGCGACCCGGACCTGATGGCGCTCGCCGTGCAGCGCTCCTGCGAGATCAAGGCCGGCGTAGTGGCCCAGGACGAGCGCGAGGGCGGCCTGCGCGCCATCCTCAATTTCGGCCACACCTTCGGCCATGCGATCGAGGCCGGCATGGGCTACGGCGCCTGGCTGCACGGCGAGGCCGTCGGCTGCGGCATGGTGATGGCCGCCGACCTGTCGCACCGGCTGGGCTTTATCGACACTGAAACCCGCGCCCGCATCCGCGAGCTGACGCAGGCCGCCAACCTGCCCGTGGTGGCGCCGGAACTCGGTGCCGACCGCTATATCGAATTGATGAAGGTCGACAAGAAGGCCGAGGCGGGCAGCATCAAGTTCATCCTGCTGAAGCAGCTCGGCGAAGCGTTCATCACCACCGTGCCGGACGCTGACCTGCGCGCCACGCTCGCGCACGCCGTGCTCAAACCTCCCACCGAGGCCCCGGTCGCCTGA
- a CDS encoding shikimate kinase has protein sequence MGAGKTTVGRTVARRLHYPFFDSDHELEAHCGVRIPVIFEVEGEAGFRDREAAMIRELAARQGIVLATGGGAVLRAENREVLKARGTVVYLRASPHDLWLRTRHDRNRPLLQTEDPKGKLEALYAERDPLYREVADFIIETGKPSVAQLANMVLMQLEMAGFPIDPPQPASAPQEASEPPAQDPNP, from the coding sequence ATGGGCGCCGGCAAGACCACCGTTGGCCGCACGGTGGCGCGGCGCCTGCACTATCCGTTTTTCGATTCCGACCATGAACTGGAAGCGCACTGCGGTGTGCGCATCCCGGTGATCTTCGAAGTCGAGGGCGAAGCCGGCTTCCGCGACCGCGAGGCCGCAATGATCCGCGAGCTGGCCGCGCGCCAGGGCATCGTGCTGGCCACCGGCGGCGGCGCCGTGCTGCGCGCCGAGAACCGCGAGGTGCTGAAGGCCCGCGGCACGGTCGTATACCTGCGCGCCAGCCCGCACGACCTGTGGCTGCGCACCCGCCACGACCGCAACCGCCCGCTGCTGCAGACCGAGGACCCCAAGGGCAAGCTCGAGGCGCTCTATGCCGAGCGCGACCCGCTTTACCGCGAGGTCGCGGACTTCATCATCGAAACCGGCAAGCCCTCGGTGGCGCAGCTTGCTAATATGGTGTTGATGCAACTTGAAATGGCCGGTTTCCCGATCGATCCCCCGCAGCCGGCCTCCGCGCCGCAGGAAGCGTCGGAGCCGCCGGCGCAGGACCCCAATCCATGA
- the pilQ gene encoding type IV pilus secretin PilQ: MTLTRWYRALAGAAKTTMALALLLVIAAPAALAQSNRIKAVDVSMVGEQTVFTIELERPLAQKPADFTTQNPARLAIDFFDTGFANRRAQYDYGGKLVKSANVVQIGDRTRVILDLTRNATYRTDQRGNYFVVALDNVAPALKNAAPTFAPAATATPAAAAARPSVRNVDFRRGADGAGRVVVDLSSRDSGINIAQQGKNVVVDFLGTTLPDNLRRRFDVSDFGTPVQGMHASDANGNARLTIEPRGNWEYSSYQTDTQFVVEVRPVKEDPTKLISGPGYRGERLSLNFQNIDIRSLLQVFADFTNLNIITSESVQGNITLRLKDVPWDQALQIVMDAKGLASRRNGNVLWVAPKAELQTKEKLELESQQQISDLEPIRSQVFQLNYQRAEDVRKMLLGLGAGGGAAAAAPIGVAGAAGASTRMLSKRGSLTADARTNQLFVSDIATKLEEVQNFIGKIDIPVRQVIIEARIVEATDTFSRNLGVKLGFAGQYNNAKVGNTYNNVLPGSTSDNGPFLSLPAGAINGTNPANIAVSLFNSAATRFLALELSALEADGKGKIISSPRVVTANNIKALIEQGTELPYQAATSSGATSVQFRKANLKLEVTPQITPEGNVLLDVDVNKDSVGIQTTSGFAIDTKHVQTQVLVENGGTVVIGGIYTQTESNDTDKVPLLGDIPVLGNLFKSNAKVRNRTELLVFLTPRILNESVSLR, from the coding sequence ATGACCCTTACGCGCTGGTACCGTGCGCTTGCGGGCGCCGCAAAGACAACGATGGCGCTGGCGCTGTTGCTGGTGATTGCCGCGCCGGCCGCGCTGGCACAGAGCAACCGGATCAAGGCGGTTGACGTCAGCATGGTCGGGGAGCAGACCGTGTTCACGATCGAGCTCGAACGGCCGCTGGCGCAGAAGCCGGCGGATTTCACCACGCAGAACCCGGCACGGCTCGCGATCGATTTCTTCGATACCGGCTTTGCCAACCGGCGCGCGCAGTACGACTACGGCGGCAAGCTGGTCAAGTCCGCCAACGTGGTGCAGATCGGCGACCGTACCCGCGTGATCCTCGACCTCACGCGCAACGCCACCTATCGCACCGACCAGCGCGGCAACTACTTCGTGGTGGCGCTGGATAACGTGGCGCCGGCGCTCAAAAACGCCGCGCCCACGTTTGCGCCGGCGGCGACGGCGACGCCTGCAGCCGCTGCGGCGCGGCCGTCGGTGCGCAATGTCGACTTCCGCCGCGGTGCCGATGGCGCCGGGCGCGTGGTGGTGGACCTGTCCTCGCGCGATTCGGGCATCAATATCGCGCAGCAGGGCAAGAACGTCGTGGTCGATTTCCTCGGCACCACGCTGCCAGACAACCTGCGGCGTCGCTTCGACGTCAGCGACTTCGGCACGCCGGTGCAGGGCATGCATGCCTCGGACGCCAACGGCAACGCGCGCCTGACGATCGAGCCGCGCGGCAACTGGGAATACAGCTCGTACCAGACCGATACCCAGTTCGTGGTAGAGGTGCGCCCGGTCAAGGAAGACCCGACCAAGCTGATCAGTGGCCCGGGCTACCGCGGCGAGCGCCTGTCGCTGAACTTCCAGAACATCGACATCCGCTCGCTGCTGCAGGTGTTCGCCGATTTCACCAACCTGAACATCATCACCAGCGAAAGCGTGCAGGGCAACATCACGTTGCGCCTGAAGGACGTGCCGTGGGACCAGGCGCTGCAGATCGTGATGGATGCCAAGGGCCTGGCCTCGCGCCGCAACGGCAATGTGCTGTGGGTAGCGCCCAAGGCGGAGCTGCAGACCAAGGAGAAGCTGGAGCTGGAGTCGCAGCAGCAGATCAGTGACCTGGAGCCGATCCGCAGCCAGGTGTTCCAGCTCAACTACCAGCGTGCCGAAGACGTGCGCAAGATGCTGCTGGGCCTGGGGGCGGGCGGCGGTGCTGCTGCGGCGGCGCCCATTGGCGTGGCAGGGGCGGCGGGCGCCAGCACGCGCATGCTGTCCAAGCGCGGTTCGCTGACGGCCGATGCGCGCACCAACCAGCTCTTCGTCTCGGATATCGCCACCAAGCTGGAGGAGGTGCAGAACTTCATCGGCAAGATCGACATCCCGGTGCGCCAGGTGATCATCGAGGCGCGTATCGTCGAGGCCACCGATACCTTCAGCCGCAACCTGGGCGTGAAGCTGGGCTTTGCCGGGCAGTACAACAACGCCAAGGTCGGCAACACCTACAACAACGTGCTGCCGGGCTCCACCTCGGACAACGGCCCGTTCCTGAGCCTGCCGGCAGGCGCCATCAACGGCACCAACCCGGCCAATATCGCGGTGAGCCTGTTCAACAGCGCCGCCACGCGTTTCCTGGCGCTGGAGCTGTCGGCACTGGAAGCGGACGGCAAGGGCAAGATCATCTCCAGCCCGCGCGTGGTCACGGCCAACAACATCAAGGCGCTGATCGAGCAGGGTACCGAGCTGCCGTACCAGGCGGCGACCTCCAGTGGCGCGACCTCGGTGCAGTTCCGCAAGGCCAACCTGAAGCTGGAAGTGACGCCGCAGATCACGCCCGAAGGCAATGTGCTGCTCGATGTGGACGTGAACAAGGACAGCGTGGGCATCCAGACCACCTCGGGCTTTGCCATCGACACCAAGCACGTGCAGACCCAGGTGCTGGTGGAGAACGGCGGCACGGTGGTGATCGGCGGCATCTACACCCAGACCGAGTCCAACGACACCGACAAGGTGCCGCTGCTGGGCGATATCCCGGTGCTGGGCAACCTGTTCAAGAGCAACGCCAAGGTGCGCAACCGCACCGAGCTGCTGGTGTTCCTGACCCCGCGCATCCTGAACGAGAGCGTGTCGCTCAGGTAG
- a CDS encoding pilus assembly protein PilP, protein MSRTARTRSLAWTTAPRTFAAAALAVGLLGACGASDEDALRQWMDATRSARAKPPEPLPDARPYVPREYAAAKAPEPFAQAKIGELNKTLADSPEAGRRREPLEDYPLENFKMLGMMMKHGETFGIVRVDNKIHHVKVGQYLGQSYGRVVRITDQEIVLRELVREGVSEWKEKMTSLKLEVAA, encoded by the coding sequence ATGAGCCGCACCGCGCGTACCCGCAGCCTCGCCTGGACCACGGCGCCACGCACGTTCGCGGCGGCGGCGCTGGCCGTCGGCCTGCTGGGAGCCTGCGGCGCCAGCGATGAAGACGCCTTGCGCCAGTGGATGGATGCCACCCGCAGCGCGCGCGCCAAGCCGCCCGAGCCGCTGCCCGACGCCCGGCCCTATGTGCCGCGCGAGTACGCCGCGGCCAAGGCGCCCGAGCCGTTCGCGCAGGCCAAGATCGGCGAGCTGAACAAGACGCTGGCGGATTCGCCCGAAGCCGGGCGGCGCCGCGAGCCGCTGGAGGACTACCCGCTCGAGAACTTCAAGATGCTCGGGATGATGATGAAGCACGGGGAGACCTTCGGCATCGTGCGGGTTGATAACAAGATCCACCATGTCAAGGTGGGTCAGTATCTCGGCCAGAGCTATGGCCGGGTGGTCCGCATCACCGATCAGGAGATCGTGCTGCGCGAATTGGTCCGGGAGGGGGTATCAGAGTGGAAAGAGAAAATGACCAGCCTGAAGCTGGAGGTGGCGGCATGA